In Daucus carota subsp. sativus chromosome 4, DH1 v3.0, whole genome shotgun sequence, one DNA window encodes the following:
- the LOC135152177 gene encoding uncharacterized protein LOC135152177, whose protein sequence is MSIQAFPEQIISFSSKDFEGVTRGHNQALVVTLDIAENEVRRILVDNGSSANIFFKHTMDRMQLGNIRMNDYREDPLYGFGNSIVPVLGTLYLPVRFGTAPTQVVHMIKFYVTDTPSSYNVIIGRPGLNKIEAITSVTHLKFKFPTPFGVGEVKGDSETAGVCYNQALVMAETHMDNKRKATVFQKQRSNKKHRPYPRTNPKGEVQVIDLDPGSQNPGATNPDPGQSNQKATMSPAQNFVEKNTDARIQQMISAQELTKVEAAVETESVLIEKDNPTRKVKIGKGLDTIFKEELIELLRNYADVFAWSPDDMPGLDESLAMHSLDVDPKKKPVKQKRRNFAPERQQAIDEEVGKLMKADIICEIKYPEWLANVVMVKKANGKWRMCVDYTDLNAACPKDPYPLPSIDQLIDATSGHLMLSFMDAFSGYNQVKMNPTDIAKTAFITHRAVYAYKLMPFGLRNAGSTYQKAMNEIFKDQLGRNLECYVDDIISKSTSVPGHISDLKECFENMRKTKLKLNPDKCTFGVEAGKFLGFMVSNRGIEANPEKIKAVQEMQPPRTQREVQKLAGSLAALRRFVSKLAERCLPFFELLKGAKNQKSVEWSPDCQKALEEIKAYLSKPPILTKALPGEPLYLYLSAGPLAVGAALIKEEAGQQKPVYYVSQVLKDAETRYPNLEKFAFALITASRKVRHYFQGREIRIVTDQPLRKFIHKPDISGRLVNWAIELSQFSLTFLPRTAVKAQVLADFVVECNFPENQATPMETEPEAPVEPNPGSWILHVDGSSTTERSGAGLILKSPDGFTIKTAISFGFAATNNQAKYEALLAGLKLVRTLSIRNLTIYSDSQIVVRQTNGEYLAKDPTLTKYQALVKSYLTLIPGCKILQVNREENAEADNLSRLVQNSADLDSSVYFEELHKPTIEHEGIFEINNDPTWMTPLINYIEKGELPEDKGKAQRLKAKAAKFFVEEGTLFRRTYSSPILKCIGPEEAEYCLREVHEGICGDHMSAKGLAYKIIRQGYYWPTIHQDSVEFVKKCKNCQLFSNVSRVSPVLPSSVLSPIPFAVWGIDIMGPFPRAKGDLRYLLVSIDYMTKWVEAKAMRTINQQDVIRFMDNILMRFGLPRVLVSDNGPQFIGSDFENYLAERGIKHKKSSVAYPQGNGQVEVTNRILLRGIEKRLEESKSKWPEELPHVLWSYRTSPRTSTGETPFKLAYGTEAMLPIEVGSPSHRVINFDEIANEEGLRVNLDLVDEVRDQAIARMEKYKEKTRDHFSKKSRVRNFQAGDLVLRDTEASDPTNTGKLMPKWEGPYKVKEVLRPGTYKLEHMDGSEVSNTWHGLRLRKFYQ, encoded by the coding sequence ATGTCCATCCAAGCCTTCCCCGAACAAATCATttccttcagcagcaaggatTTCGAGGGCGTCACCCGGGGTCACAATCAGGCCCTGGTGGTAACCTTGGATATAGCCGAGAATGAGGTCAGACGGATCCTAGTCGACAACGGCTCTTCAGCAAACATCTTCTTCAAACATACCATGGACCGAATGCAACTAGGAAACATCCGGATGAACGACTACAGGGAGGACCCCTTATACGGATTCGGGAACAGCATTGTCCCGGTCCTAGGAACCCTTTACCTCCCGGTTCGTTTTGGCACAGCCCCAACCCAGGTCGTCCATATGATCAAATTCTATGTCACAGACACTCCTTCCTCTTACAATGTGATCATTGGCCGTCCGGGTCTGAACAAAATCGAAGCCATCACTTCTGTCACGCACCTGAAATTCAAATTCCCAACTCCGTTCGGGGTAGGGGAAGTCAAAGGAGATTCGGAAACAGCCGGGGTGTGCTACAACCAAGCCTTGGTTATGGCGGAAACCCATATGGACAACAAGAGAAAGGCTACTGTCTTCCAAAAACAGAGAAGTAACAAAAAACATCGGCCTTACCCGAGAACAAACCCTAAAGGTGAAGTCCAGGTCATCGACCTAGACCCGGGCAGTCAGAACCCGGGAGCAACCAACCCTGATCCTGGACAAAGCAACCAGAAAGCAACCATGAGCCCAGCTCAAAATTTTGTTGAAAAGAACACTGACGCCCGGATCCAACAAATGATCTCGGCACAAGAATTGACTAAGGTTGAAGCTGCGGTCGAAACCGAATCTGTCCTGATCGAGAAAGACAACCCGACAAGAAAAGTCAAAATCGGGAAAGGCCTGGACACCATTTTCAAAGAAGAACTCATCGAACTGCTCCGGAACTATGCAGATGTCTTTGCCTGGAGCCCGGACGACATGCCCGGGTTGGATGAGTCCCTAGCAATGCACAGCTTGGATGTAGATCCTAAGAAAAAGCCGGTCAAACAAAAGCGAAGAAATTTCGCCCCGGAGAGGCAACAGGCGATAGATGAGGAAGTTGGCAAGTTGATGAAGGCGGATATCATATGTGAGATCAAATACCCGGAGTGGCTAGCTAACGTAGTCATGGTAAAGAAAGCAAACggcaagtggaggatgtgtgttgaCTACACGGATCTGAATGCGGCATGCCCCAAGGACCCTTATCCTCTACCAAGCATAGACCAGCTTATTGATGCCACATCAGGACACCTGATGTTAAGCTTTATGGATGCGTTCTCCGGGTACAACCAGGTTAAGATGAACCCGACAGACATAGCCAAAACAGCCTTCATAACCCACCGGGCAGTATACGCCTACAAACTGATGCCTTTCGGGTTAAGGAACGCCGGATCTACATACCAGAAggcaatgaatgaaattttcaaagaCCAACTTGGAAGAAATTTGGAATGCTATGTCGACGACATCATCTCCAAGTCAACATCAGTCCCGGGCCACATTTCAGATCTCAAAGAATGTTTTGAGAACATGAGAAAGACTAAACTGAAACTCAACCCGGACAAATGCACCTTTGGAGTAGAGGCTGGAAAATTCCTGGGGTTTATGGTGAGCAACCGGGGTATCGAGGCCAACCCGGAGAAGATCAAGGCAGTTCAAGAAATGCAACCACCCCGGACTCAAAGGGAAGTTCAGAAGCTAGCAGGGTCCCTAGCAGCACTTCGAAGGTTTGTCTCAAAACTTGCTGAAAGATGTCTACCATTCTTTGAATTGTTAAAAGGGGCGAAAAATCAGAAGTCAGTAGAGTGGAGCCCGGATTGTCAAAAAGCCCTTGAAGAAATCAAAGCGTATCTGTCCAAACCCCCAATCCTGACAAAAGCCTTACCCGGAGAACCCCTATACCTATACCTGTCAGCCGGACCCCTTGCTGTCGGGGCGGCGCTGATCAAGGAAGAAGCTGGGCAACAGAAGCCTGTCTACTATGTTAGCCAAGTCTTGAAGGATGCGGAGACCAGATATCCCAACTTAGAAAAATTCGCATTTGCACTGATCACCGCCTCCAGGAAAGTCAGACACTACTTTCAAGGAAGAGAAATCAGGATTGTCACAGACCAACCTTTGAGGAAATTCATTCACAAGCCAGATATCTCCGGGAGACTAGTAAACTGGGCGATCGAACTTAGCCAGTTCAGCCTAACATTCCTACCCCGGACAGCAGTCAAAGCCCAGGTCCTGGCGGATTTTGTGGTGGAATGCAACTTCCCAGAAAACCAGGCAACTCCCATGGAAACTGAACCCGAAGCCCCGGTAGAACCTAACCCGGGGTCTTGGATACTCCATGTTGACGGCTCCTCAACAACCGAAAGGTCAGGAGCCGGGCTAATCCTGAAGAGCCCGGATGGGTTCACCATCAAAACAGCAATCTCCTTCGGTTTCGCAGCAACCAACAACCAAGCGAAATACGAAGCCCTTCTAGCAGGGTTAAAATTAGTCCGGACCCTGTCTATCCGAAATCTCACCATCTACAGTGATTCCCAGATCGTGGTCAGGCAGACTAATGGAGAATACCTCGCCAAAGACCCGACCTTGACCAAGTATCAAGCCTTGGTAAAAAGCTACCTCACTCTGATCCCCGGATGCAAGATCTTGCAAGTCAACAGGGAAGAAAATGCTGAAGCGGACAACCTCTCCAGGTTAGTCCAAAATTCAGCAGACCTGGATAGCTCAGTCTATTTTGAAGAATTGCACAAGCCAACAATAGAACATGAAGGAATTTTCGAAATCAACAACGACCCTACCTGGATGACTCCCCTGATCAACTACATAGAGAAGGGAGAGTTACCCGAGGACAAGGGGAAAGCACAACGGCTGAAGGCTAAGGCGGCCAAATTTTTTGTCGAAGAAGGAACACTCTTCCGCCGGACCTACTCATCCCCAATCCTGAAATGCATAGGTCCGGAGGAGGCCGAATATTGTCTAAGAGAAGTTCACGAAGGGATCTGTGGAGATCACATGTCGGCAAAAGGCCTGGCATATAAAATCATCcggcaaggctactactggccaacAATTCATCAAGACTCCGTCGAGTTCGTTAAGAAATGCAAGAATTGCCAACTATTCAGCAATGTATCCCGGGTAAGCCCGGTCCTCCCATCCTCGGTCCTATCCCCGATCCCTTTTGCTGTTTGGGGGATAGACATCATGGGACCTTTTCCCCGGGCCAAAGGAGATCTCAGATACCTGCTAGTTTCAATCGACTATATGACTAAGTGGGTCGAAGCCAAAGCAATGCGGACAATCAATCAGCAAGATGTCATCCGGTTCATGGATAACATTCTAATGAGATTCGGACTACCAAGAGTCCTGGTTTCAGACAATGGACCCCAGTTCATAGGTTCGGATTTCGAAAACTACCTGGCTGAAAGAGGTATCAAGCATAAAAAGTCTTCAGTCGCCTATCCTCAAGGAAATGGCCAAGTGGAAGTTACCAACCGAATCCTCCTGAGAGGAATTGAGAAAAGGCTGGAGGAAAGCAAAAGCAAGTGGCCAGAAGAACTACCTCATGTCCTCTGGTCATACCGAACTAGTCCTCGAACAAGCACCGGAGAAACTCCCTTCAAATTGGCCTATGGAACGGAAGCAATGCTCCCAATCGAAGTCGGGTCACCTTCCCACAGAGTGATCAACTTCGACGAAATTGCCAATGAGGAAGGACTCCGGGTCAACTTGGACTTGGTAGACGAGGTTCGAGATCAGGCAATCGCAAGAATGGAAAAATACAAGGAAAAGACCCGGGATCACTTCAGCAAAAAGTCCCGGGTCAGGAACTTTCAAGCAGGAGACCTGGTCCTACGAGACACCGAAGCCTCAGATCCAACCAACACAGGCAAGCTAATGCCAAAATGGGAGGGCCCATACAAAGTCAAAGAAGTCCTAAGGCCGGGTACCTACAAGCTCGAACACATGGACGGATCCGAAGTATCAAACACTTGGCATGGTCTTAGGTTGAGGAAGTTCTATCAGTAA